Proteins found in one Microbacterium sp. SSM24 genomic segment:
- a CDS encoding DUF3054 domain-containing protein: MTPTPGKPRSRTIALAFGLDAALVVVFAAIGRASHGEDGLLGLATTAWPFLAALAAGWLATLAWRAPLAPVRTGVGVWAITLVGGMLLRAASGQGTAIPFLVVAALTLLVLLVGWRVLAAAVRRVRRARRIAS; the protein is encoded by the coding sequence GTGACCCCGACTCCGGGGAAGCCGCGCTCGCGCACGATCGCGCTGGCCTTCGGGCTCGACGCGGCACTGGTGGTCGTGTTCGCCGCGATCGGCCGCGCGAGCCACGGCGAGGACGGGCTCCTCGGGCTGGCGACCACGGCCTGGCCTTTCCTCGCGGCGCTCGCCGCCGGGTGGCTCGCGACGCTCGCATGGCGTGCGCCGCTCGCTCCGGTCCGCACGGGCGTCGGCGTCTGGGCGATCACCCTCGTCGGCGGGATGCTGCTGCGTGCGGCATCCGGTCAGGGCACCGCCATCCCCTTCCTCGTCGTGGCCGCCCTCACTCTGCTCGTGCTCCTCGTCGGCTGGCGCGTCCTCGCCGCCGCCGTACGTCGCGTGCGCCGCGCCCGCCGCATCGCCTCGTAG
- a CDS encoding sulfurtransferase, whose amino-acid sequence MASVLNVSAYLFTRIDDREQLRPVVRERAVQLGLKGTVILAEEGINLFLAGDAASVRSFLEQLRADPRFAALRARESWSAEQPFGKLLVKLKREIIRMDRPTIRPEAGRAPAVAPADLHRWLEQGHDDTGREVVLLDTRNAFEVDYGTFAGAVDWRIERFTQFPDAAAAHRDDLRDKTVVSFCTGGIRCEKAAIHLRETGVDALQLEGGILGWFEHVGGAHWNGACFVFDEREALTPDLAPHDAAVAS is encoded by the coding sequence GTGGCATCGGTCCTGAACGTCTCCGCGTACCTGTTCACGCGGATCGACGACCGCGAGCAGCTGCGCCCCGTCGTGCGGGAGCGCGCCGTGCAGCTCGGGCTCAAGGGCACCGTCATCCTCGCGGAGGAGGGCATCAACCTGTTCCTCGCGGGGGACGCGGCATCCGTCCGGTCGTTCCTCGAGCAGCTGCGAGCCGACCCGCGCTTCGCAGCCCTCAGGGCGAGGGAGAGCTGGTCGGCCGAGCAGCCGTTCGGCAAGCTCCTCGTGAAGCTCAAGCGCGAGATCATCAGGATGGATCGCCCGACCATCCGGCCCGAGGCCGGCCGTGCCCCCGCCGTCGCTCCGGCCGACCTGCATCGCTGGCTCGAACAGGGCCACGACGACACCGGCCGCGAGGTGGTGCTGCTCGACACGCGCAACGCGTTCGAAGTCGACTACGGCACGTTCGCGGGCGCCGTCGACTGGCGAATCGAGCGCTTCACTCAATTCCCCGACGCGGCGGCCGCGCACCGCGACGACCTCCGCGACAAGACGGTGGTGAGCTTCTGTACGGGCGGCATCCGCTGCGAGAAGGCCGCGATCCACCTGCGCGAGACCGGCGTCGACGCGCTCCAGCTGGAGGGCGGCATCCTCGGCTGGTTCGAGCACGTGGGCGGCGCGCACTGGAACGGCGCTTGCTTCGTCTTCGACGAGCGGGAAGCGCTCACCCCCGATCTCGCGCCGCACGACGCTGCCGTGGCGTCGTGA
- the fdhD gene encoding formate dehydrogenase accessory sulfurtransferase FdhD — protein MGRLTVHRPVVRITRDGETVSSRRRSDTLVVEEPLEIRVGGAPLAITMRTPGHDVELAAGFLVSEGVISHGGQFRSAIHCGGPGTGAGGGAGSASIGRGVGGGAVATGAGVVSIGTGPMGAASISTGPIGGAPIGGAGSAENTYNVLDVALAPGVAPPDPDLARRFYTTSSCGLCGKASIEAVETVSSYDVGTDAAPVDAAWLLGLPDRLREEQAVFGKTGGLHAAGLFDAATGELLVVREDVGRHNAVDKVVGWAVLADRLPLRGTVLQVSGRASFELVQKAVMAGIPILSAVSAPSSLAVELAAASGLTLAGFVRGESMNVYSVAERVRRDAAG, from the coding sequence GTGGGCCGGCTCACCGTGCACCGTCCGGTCGTGCGGATCACCCGCGACGGCGAGACGGTGAGCAGCCGTCGCCGCAGCGACACGCTCGTCGTCGAGGAGCCCCTCGAGATCCGGGTCGGCGGCGCTCCCCTGGCGATCACGATGCGCACACCCGGGCACGACGTCGAACTCGCGGCCGGCTTCCTCGTGTCGGAGGGCGTCATCTCGCACGGCGGACAGTTCCGCTCGGCGATCCACTGCGGCGGGCCGGGCACCGGCGCGGGCGGCGGTGCGGGCAGCGCCTCGATCGGCCGTGGCGTGGGCGGCGGTGCGGTCGCCACCGGTGCGGGCGTCGTCTCGATCGGCACCGGCCCGATGGGTGCGGCCTCGATCTCCACCGGCCCGATCGGTGGCGCGCCGATCGGCGGCGCGGGCAGCGCCGAGAACACCTACAACGTGCTCGACGTCGCGCTCGCCCCGGGCGTGGCGCCGCCCGATCCCGACCTCGCGCGCCGTTTCTACACGACCAGTTCGTGCGGGCTGTGCGGCAAGGCCTCGATCGAGGCCGTCGAGACGGTCTCGTCGTACGACGTGGGGACGGATGCCGCGCCCGTCGACGCCGCGTGGCTCCTGGGCCTGCCCGACCGGCTGCGGGAGGAGCAGGCCGTCTTCGGCAAGACCGGGGGCCTGCACGCGGCGGGCCTCTTCGACGCGGCGACGGGGGAGTTGCTCGTCGTGCGCGAGGACGTCGGGCGGCACAACGCCGTCGACAAGGTCGTCGGCTGGGCTGTGCTGGCCGACCGGCTGCCCCTGCGGGGCACCGTGCTGCAAGTGTCGGGCCGGGCGAGCTTCGAGCTCGTGCAGAAGGCCGTGATGGCCGGCATCCCGATCCTCTCCGCCGTGTCGGCACCGTCGTCGCTCGCCGTCGAACTGGCCGCGGCATCCGGGCTCACCCTCGCCGGCTTCGTGCGCGGCGAGTCGATGAACGTCTATTCGGTCGCGGAGCGCGTGAGGCGTGACGCCGCGGGCTGA
- the moaA gene encoding GTP 3',8-cyclase MoaA, translating into MPRPAAPADAGLSRPGDPLVDTHGRVHRDLRISLTDRCSLRCTYCMPEQGNEWLAKSSILTVDEIVDVARIAAADGVSTFRLTGGEPLLRTDIVDVVRRLAALRTPDGRPVDIAMTTNGIRLRELLPGLADAGLRRLNISIDTLRRDRFRDLTRRDRLDDVLDGIAAAAASGLRPLKLNAVAMRDVNDDELVELVEFAVAHGAQMRFIEQMPLDAGHTWDRATMVTQDEILAALSERWNLTPVPGRAGAPAARWFLDGGPHTVGVIASVTAPFCGDCDRLRLTADGQLRNCLFSTTEYDLLPILRGSADGARDEGVDRMLRSCIHGKLPGHAINDPAFLQPARGMNAIGG; encoded by the coding sequence ATGCCTCGGCCCGCCGCGCCGGCGGATGCCGGTCTCTCGCGCCCCGGCGATCCGCTCGTCGACACGCACGGCCGGGTGCATCGAGACCTGCGCATCTCGCTCACCGACCGCTGCTCCCTGCGCTGCACGTACTGCATGCCCGAGCAGGGGAACGAGTGGCTCGCGAAGTCGAGCATCCTGACCGTGGACGAGATCGTCGACGTCGCACGCATCGCCGCGGCAGACGGCGTCAGCACCTTCCGCCTCACCGGCGGCGAACCGCTGCTGCGCACCGACATCGTCGACGTCGTGCGCCGGCTGGCCGCCCTCCGCACGCCCGACGGGCGACCGGTCGACATCGCGATGACCACGAACGGCATCCGGCTGCGCGAGCTCCTTCCCGGTCTGGCGGACGCGGGCCTGCGCCGCCTGAACATCTCGATCGACACCCTGCGCCGCGATCGGTTCCGCGACCTCACCCGGCGTGATCGGCTCGACGACGTGCTCGACGGAATCGCCGCGGCGGCGGCATCCGGCCTGCGACCGCTCAAGCTCAACGCGGTGGCCATGCGCGACGTCAACGACGACGAGCTCGTCGAGCTGGTGGAGTTCGCGGTCGCGCACGGCGCGCAGATGCGCTTCATCGAGCAGATGCCCCTCGACGCCGGCCACACGTGGGACCGCGCGACCATGGTGACGCAGGATGAGATCCTCGCGGCGCTGTCCGAGCGCTGGAACCTGACGCCCGTGCCCGGTCGGGCCGGAGCGCCCGCCGCACGCTGGTTCCTCGACGGCGGCCCGCACACCGTCGGCGTGATCGCGTCAGTCACCGCGCCGTTCTGCGGGGACTGCGACCGGCTCCGCCTCACGGCCGACGGACAGCTGCGCAACTGTCTCTTCTCGACGACCGAGTACGACCTGCTGCCGATCCTTCGGGGATCGGCCGACGGTGCGCGCGACGAGGGGGTCGATCGGATGCTGCGATCCTGCATCCACGGCAAGCTCCCGGGACACGCGATCAACGACCCCGCGTTCCTGCAGCCCGCGCGCGGTATGAACGCGATCGGCGGCTGA
- a CDS encoding serine hydrolase domain-containing protein, translating to MARHSDLAADLAKIADGFARTRQALPAPQVLVRAPGVEYASGDRGRRFHAASVGKMLTATLAFQLAESGDLDLDAPLAGLLPESEIDGLFVRRGTDAAPAVTPRHLLTHTSGAADYFEGPNDTGESFVERITRRPGERYLPADLLAFSREHQRPVGAPGERFAYSDTGYVLLARVIEEAGGASLGAQLHDRILGPAGMDASCLLFHTMPGGAASVAPPGAALDLAPILVGRVDLGRAESLSCDWGGGGVVTTVDDLQRFAAAWHGGALLGGASRASMSTIEHRFRAGIHYGAGLMQLRYGGFFPLLAAMPRTIGHLGVTGVHLFSDPARDVTIVLNLHSTAEMTRSFQLHIRLLQRVLRALR from the coding sequence ATGGCACGACACTCCGACCTCGCCGCAGATCTCGCGAAGATCGCCGACGGCTTCGCGCGCACGCGGCAGGCGCTCCCCGCCCCGCAGGTGCTCGTGCGGGCGCCCGGCGTCGAGTACGCGTCCGGCGATCGCGGTCGGCGCTTCCACGCCGCGAGCGTCGGCAAGATGCTCACCGCCACCCTCGCCTTCCAGCTCGCCGAGAGCGGAGACCTCGACCTCGATGCACCCCTCGCCGGCCTGCTCCCCGAATCCGAGATCGACGGGCTGTTCGTGCGCCGGGGAACGGATGCCGCGCCCGCCGTCACCCCACGGCACCTGCTCACTCACACGAGCGGCGCCGCCGACTACTTCGAAGGACCGAACGACACCGGAGAGTCCTTCGTCGAGCGGATCACTCGGCGGCCGGGCGAGCGCTACCTGCCGGCGGACCTGCTCGCGTTCTCGCGAGAGCACCAGCGACCGGTCGGTGCGCCCGGCGAGCGATTCGCGTACTCCGACACCGGGTACGTGCTCCTGGCCCGCGTGATCGAAGAGGCCGGCGGCGCATCGCTGGGTGCTCAGCTGCACGACCGCATCCTCGGGCCCGCAGGGATGGACGCCTCGTGCCTCCTCTTCCACACGATGCCCGGCGGCGCGGCATCCGTCGCACCGCCCGGCGCGGCGCTCGACCTCGCCCCGATCCTCGTCGGCCGTGTGGACCTCGGCCGTGCCGAGAGCCTCAGCTGCGACTGGGGAGGCGGCGGCGTCGTGACGACCGTCGACGACCTCCAGCGGTTCGCCGCGGCGTGGCACGGCGGCGCGCTCCTCGGCGGCGCGTCGCGCGCGAGCATGTCGACCATCGAGCACCGGTTCCGCGCCGGCATCCACTACGGCGCGGGCCTCATGCAGCTGCGGTACGGCGGCTTCTTCCCCCTTCTCGCCGCGATGCCGCGGACGATCGGACATCTCGGTGTCACCGGCGTGCACCTGTTCTCCGACCCTGCGCGCGACGTCACGATCGTGCTCAACCTCCACTCGACGGCCGAGATGACCCGGAGCTTCCAGCTGCACATCCGGCTGCTGCAGCGCGTGCTGCGCGCACTGCGCTGA
- a CDS encoding Dps family protein, whose product MNTVATTTAKKTPTKASATTTGNRRRPARGGSGAELTKEQNAEQGFSASESLSENLQKVLVDLIELSLQGKQAHWNVVGRNFRDTHLQLDEIIEAARDFGDTVAERMRSLHALPDGRSDLVAQTTTLPEFPQGEIATTEVVDLITERLDAVATTCRDVHDDVDEEDPTSADILHAILERVEQLSWMVSAENRTPRR is encoded by the coding sequence ATGAACACCGTGGCAACGACCACCGCCAAGAAGACCCCCACGAAGGCGAGCGCGACAACGACGGGGAACCGTCGTCGGCCCGCCCGCGGAGGCTCAGGAGCAGAGCTCACGAAGGAGCAGAACGCCGAGCAGGGGTTCAGCGCCTCGGAATCGCTCAGCGAGAACCTGCAGAAGGTGCTCGTCGACCTGATCGAGCTCTCGTTGCAGGGCAAGCAGGCGCATTGGAACGTCGTCGGTCGCAACTTCCGCGACACCCACCTGCAGCTCGATGAGATCATCGAGGCGGCCCGCGACTTCGGCGACACCGTCGCCGAGCGCATGCGCTCGCTGCACGCACTGCCCGATGGCCGCAGCGACCTGGTCGCGCAGACCACGACGCTGCCCGAGTTCCCTCAGGGCGAGATCGCGACGACGGAGGTCGTCGATCTCATCACCGAACGCCTGGACGCCGTCGCGACCACGTGCCGCGACGTGCACGACGACGTGGATGAAGAAGACCCCACCAGTGCTGACATCCTGCACGCGATCCTCGAACGCGTCGAGCAGCTCTCGTGGATGGTGAGCGCAGAGAACCGTACCCCCAGACGGTGA
- a CDS encoding helix-turn-helix transcriptional regulator: protein MAAGYSAISSYSRVEIMHLVQQEPRRPIAELVEATGLHPNTVREHLQRLIDAGYVVAETEHRTTRGRPRVLYTAATGGEQASSPIAAQRVQDAARRGDLLRRVYPVGEAEKLGPDALHQLDALVEDLGEAGFDPLIDEAALTVDLTPCPHASTADHRGTLCRVHVGLMEGVLAQAGGPLRVDDIAPSCDPAQCVVQLSVQPAASRLTRSATE, encoded by the coding sequence ATGGCGGCCGGCTACAGCGCGATCTCGAGCTACTCGCGCGTCGAGATCATGCACCTCGTGCAGCAGGAGCCGCGGCGTCCGATCGCCGAACTCGTCGAAGCGACCGGACTGCACCCGAACACGGTGCGCGAGCACCTCCAGCGTCTGATCGATGCCGGGTACGTGGTGGCCGAGACCGAGCACCGCACCACCCGCGGTCGGCCGCGCGTGCTCTACACGGCGGCCACCGGCGGGGAGCAGGCATCCAGCCCCATCGCCGCCCAGCGCGTGCAGGATGCCGCGCGCCGGGGAGACCTGCTGCGTCGCGTCTATCCCGTCGGCGAGGCCGAGAAGCTCGGCCCCGACGCCCTGCACCAGCTCGACGCGCTCGTCGAGGACCTCGGCGAAGCCGGCTTCGATCCGCTCATCGACGAGGCCGCGCTCACCGTCGACCTCACGCCGTGCCCGCACGCGTCGACCGCCGACCACCGCGGCACCCTGTGCCGTGTGCACGTCGGACTCATGGAGGGGGTGCTGGCGCAGGCGGGAGGCCCGCTGCGGGTCGACGACATCGCGCCGTCCTGCGATCCGGCGCAGTGCGTCGTGCAGCTCTCGGTTCAGCCCGCGGCGTCACGCCTCACGCGCTCCGCGACCGAATAG